The genomic DNA CGTTGTTGTCTGCATACGACGCAGCGTTGGCCTGGGAAATGGTCGTAAATCCTTCAAAGTCACCCTCGACATACCGCAATGCCGGTTGCTCTTCAAAAACGGAGGGTACATAGGCTGCCGGCACATGGTCAAGTGCAGGAAAGAGATAAACCTGCTGCCCTGCCACTTCGGCTTCCAGTACCGGGTGATACAACTGCTCGCCGGAAACAAACTCAGCGTCAAAATTACCCCCCTGTGCGGAATGCGCCACCAGGTAATTTGAGACAATGCCGGCACGGTCCATGAGGGCTTGTGCATAAGTAGCAATTGCATAAGGATTGCCTTTGCCATTCTTCACGACGTCTTCCAGGCCACGACGCGGATGCGGTGTAATGTCTGCTCTGACATGCGTGAGGATGGCATCTATTTTCATTTGATCAGACGCGTGCTCGTCGAGTGCCAGGTCGCGGAATGCTTTGTCGATACCGGCTTTAACTTTGCGACCCGGGGTGCGGGCGTGAACGGCATAGCTCCTTGCAATGGTCTCCCACGCATCCGGGGCTTCGTATGCCAATACGTTCCCAACTTCCATATCCAGCACCTGAACGTGGAAGTATGGGGCTACTTCTTTCAAATACGGGCCAAAAGGCTGTGATGCAAACGCCGGCACTTTGGAAGCGCGGTAATGCAGTGTTTTCGTTTCAGCCTTGTCATCAGCTGACTCAGAAAGAAACAGGTCGCGCTGCTCGCCAATCTGCTTTACCTGTACATCCCAGTCGCGGGGGTAGGTATACGCAAAGGCCATATCTAGGGCCGGCTTATCGAGTTGAAAAGCCACATCATGGCTCAGCGGTAAGCGTTTGTACAGGTCGCCACGTTCAATTTCATACGCAGCTTCAACAATGCTGCCAGCCGGGATACCTTCAACTACAATCCGAAACAGAGAAGAGTCTCCTCCCATCCGATCGCGTTTCAACGCTGACTTCTTGTACCCGAAGGTGATACCATCCGGCTGGATGACTTTGTACGTAAGGTCACGGATTTTCTCGTATGAGGCCAGCGGGATCTGAAACAGCTCCTGCTCATCTCCAGGTGTGTCTTCCAAACGCATTTCGCGCCAGTGATACGACTCAAAGAAGTACCAGCGCGGGGCATTGTTTTTGAAATCAGGTTTCAGGTCGTTGGCGATATCGTGCTTATAAAAGAGATAGACGCCGGCGTCGTCGGGATATTGGCGTTGCAGGGTAGCCAGGTTGACCGGACTTTCTTCTTCCATCAACCCGTAAAGCACGGGACGTTTTGACGTGTGGCACCCTACCAAAAAGAGTGCAATGAGGGTTAGTCCCCAGAATTTTTTCATGACCGCGGTTCTTATAGAGTAGCTTGAACAGACTTCTCGATAAGAATCGTCTGGTTTACCGTTTGCTTAAAGGTGCAACTGGGTTTAGGCGGTCTTAGGCACAAACAAATCAATTCCCAAGGATTGATTTGTTTGTGGGTAGAAGGTTGCAGATTGAAAGTGCTTTGCGTTTTGCAATCGGTTTGAGGTAGGTCTACACCTAGCTGCGGGTTTTGTGGTGGGTTGTCTGTTGTGTATCAGTCAATGGCGCTTGTTCAGGATCTAATGACAGGCGTGTGGTGGACGCTTGTGTTACTTCTGCTTCTGTTGTTGGCGGCACCGTTTCGAGGCTCGCGGCATCAACCCCGGCCAACAAGTTTTCCAGTACGTGGTCAATGCGGGCCTCTTTATCAGCAACCCAATTCGGGAATTTGACGGCTCCGTACCCTAATCCGGCCAGGCCGGCAATGGCAAACATAGAGACAACCAGGGTCTTCGCCATATCGACGAGGAAATCGCCTTTGCTAGCCAGTACCAGCATAAAAAAGATGCCCATCACCGTCATCACGCCTCCCATGATTAACGCGCCTCGAAAGGTGTCTTTGGAGAGCTTCAAACGCAGGCGGTAGCCTTCTTCTCGGGGTTCGGCAACCATTTGGCCGATTTCGCTTTCCCAGATGCGGGTATTGCCAGCTGTATGTGTACGTCCCAATACATCCAATTCATCGTGCAAGGAAGAGACCAACCTGTTCCAGTGCTCCTCCCCAAAAGAAGCGGGGACATCAATGGTTCTTGTAAACCCAACGGGAAATCCAGCCAAACGGTCAATCTTTGCAGCGGGAGGCGCATGGCTGAGTTGTTGCACAGCGCCGGCTATAAAATTGGGGGAAATGCCGGCTTCTTGCCCGATTGCAGTCAATTCTTCTAGCGTCAGCCCGCCACCAGGCGAAAGGGCACGCAATGCGTTGTCCTGTCGCTTTGCCGCAAGTCGGAAAATCTCGGCAACCTCTTTTTCGTCAAAGGTGCGTCCTGCCATGAAGTGTCTGCCGTTTGGTTATTAGATACGATTACTCCTCTACGGACGTGAAACCAATCCGTTGCATCGCTTCCTCCTGGGAATCTGGCTATTGCTTGTTTGCTACGCCACACGGGTAGATTCCCTAATCAGGCGCGGCATAGGAGATGGAAGGCCTATGTGTGCTAATTTTCTGTCCCTAAATTATTCCTGGCAAACATCCTGAAGTGTGGTAATTTCGCCTTGCTCCTTTACAACAAAATCCAGCGTTTGCTCAAAGTGCGCGCCCCATCCGGGGAAATCCATTTCATCCCACAGCATGTTGTGCCATAGCCCCACGCAAACACCACCGTGTTTTTTACAAGTAAGGATTAGCGTTTGGGCAGCTGCGAGGGCTTCTTCGAAGCCCATATTGCGGTAGTTGAACAGGGTCCCATCCATAAAACAAAGGGGCACTTCCCACACTGTAGTAGATTTGTTTTTGAGGATGTCGTAGCGAAGAAAGGGGTGGCACGTGCCGTGGCGGAAGCCTTCGTGGTCAGAGAAGCCAAGGGTTGAGTCGACGGTAAAGCCGGCAGCCTCCTGCAGCCGCATCGTGTGTGGATAGGTGTACCGCAAATAGTGCTGCCGCACAGAGACCAGCGGCTGAGATGTGATGTCAGCAAGGGCCGCTTTCTCCTCCTGCATATAGTCTGGATGCGTGTGGGCGTAATAGCTTGGATGCAACCCTACTTCAAAGCCGAGTTGCGCCAGTCGCTTCAGTGTGCGGCGTAAGTACCCATTTGAAGGCGCATAATAGACATCATGCGGGCCGTGGGCGCCAGTCTTGAAAAAGTAGGTAGCTTTTCCTCCCCGCTTGTGCACTTCATCGATCATACGATCCAGGGACTGCCGAAAGATGTCTCCAGGTTTTAGCGCATCAGCTATAAAGGCACCCAGTCGCTTCACACGGGCCCCTACCCCAACATGCCGGCGGTTGAGTAGCCCATACTCTACGACCTCTCTATACACCATACCAGGCCGCCATTTCCAGATATAGTCAATGTCGTGGGTAGGACAAAATGCCCAGGTCTTGCCGGCCCAGGTCCGTTCACGCACGGGTATGCCATGCTGCAAGAGTTGCCGGCGCAACACCGCTCGGTAGCAATCTACCACCGGCGTATATACCGTATCCAGGACAGCTTGCATCGAATCGGCCCACGAAAATCTACCGTGACGGTCTCTGTTTTGAATCGTATATTCCTGCCACCCGGACAACCAGAAAAATGCCGAGGCCACGTAATCAAATGTGTCAGGTTCTGGACCACCAAACAATACGGGAAACCGTTCATCTGCAGCTTCTTGCCAGTGCACACCTGAGGTATCGTAGCGTGTTTTTGTTTCGAAATACTGCGGTGTTGCTGGCGCAAGGGGCAATTGCAGCACTGCGGGGGCAAGTCCAGCCGGCTCGTTTCCATAGTAAATCCCCCCTTCCGCAATGGATGCACGTGCACACCAAACAGGATTGATGCCCAGCGGGATAAGCAACATTTGGAGCGCATATTGCGCCTTGGGCACAAAATCGGCCGGCCCTTCTACACAGCAGGGCACGTCTGCGCTAGTTTCCTTCACAATGTCCGCTGATCCATTCATCTCAATAATGCTGCATTTCAACGTTCCGTAGATAGGTACAACACACAACACGCAAGATGCAACCGGTTACCCCAAGAATATGATGAAACCCAGATTCAAGATTTTTGCCGACCCCGTGCACGGGTTTGTGTCCGTGCCCCGGCAATTGCTGCTGCCACTCATCCATACTCCGGAAGTCCAGCGTTTGCGACGTATCCGCCAACTGGGTGTAGGTAACCTGGTGTATCCCGGCGCAGAACATACCCGGTTTGGCCACGCGCTAGGTGCAATGGCGCTTATGCAAGATGCACTCAACGTCCTGTCGGAAAAAGGAACGCCGATCTCGCAGGAAGAACATACAGCGGCGCTTGCTGCAGCACTGTTGCACGATGTTGGACATGGCCCCTTTTCTCATACACTGGAGCACGTGCTCATTGAAGACTTTCACCACGAAAGTATGAGCCGCGTGTTGATTGAACTACTCAACAATCGCTTTCCCGGGCAGCTCGACCTTGTGCTCCAGATGTTCGACAACACGTATGAGCGACCGTTCTTCCATCAATTGATTTCGAGTCAACTGGACATGGACCGGCTCGATTACCTCCGCCGCGACTCCTTCCACACCGGCGTTGCCGAGGGGGAAGTAGGTGTCCCGCGTATCATTAAAACGTTGCGCGTACATCCGCTTGAAGGCGGGCCAGGCGCCGGCATTGCCGTTGAGCCCAAAGGGATTTACGCCGTTGAGAACTTCCTTTTTGCACGCCGGCTGATGTACTGGCAGGTGTATCTGCACAAAACGGTCGTCGCTGGCGACCGCTTGCTTTATGGGATCATCCGACGCGCGAGAGACCTCATCCGGCAAGGCGTCTCACAAGTTGAAGCCTTGTGTTCTCCCCCGCTGTTTTTCTTCCTCAGTAACGAGGTAAAAGGAAGCGAAATCGAACACCCCACCGTAATGCAGGCCTATTGCGACCTCGATGACACCGATATCATCTACAGCCTCAAACAATGGATGCAATGCAAGGACCCGATGCTGGAAGACCTGTGCCGGCGGTTTATCTACCGCTCCTTCCTGCGGGTAACCTACCTCGATACCGCCCCCACAGCTGCAGATATTGCAACATGGGAAGCGCGGGTTGCCCGCTGGCTCCAGCAACGCTTCAGTCTGTCTGAGACTGAGGCTGAAGCTGCTGTACCGTATTACATGAGCCACGGGGAAGTCAAACACGTATCATACCGTGCAGATCGCGATCCTATTGATGTGATAGGCCCGAACAATGAAGTGCATGAACTGAGCCTGGTAACGGACAATGCTGCCGTATCAGCCCTCACTCAACTTGTTCAAAAACCGTTTGTTTGTTACCCCAAAGCCACCAACCTGAGCTTCGAAGGCCTGATGGTGCAGCACACCCCGGAGGCATGAAAACCGCAATAACCTTTAGCACAGATCACGAAGGGCACAGCCAAGCCGGACACGTGGAACGGCCGGAACGCCTGCACACCATTGTCGACTTACTTAACCGGGATGGTATCCTGGAAAAACTCGTGCACATCGATGCCCCCCTGGCTGAAGCAGCAGATGTGACGCTTGTGCACCCCTACGGGTATTTTGATCGGGTCGAAGCAGCCGTTGAAGCCGGCGGTACCCAGCTCGACCCAGATACGTATGCAACACCGCACAGCCTGCGTGTTGCGCTGCAAGCCCTCGGCGGCCTGCTTGCCATTACTGATGCCGTTGTTACCGGTGAGGTCACAAATGGCTTTGCAGCAGTGCGCCCGCCCGGGCACCATGCCCGCCCCGATGAAGCCATGGGGTTTTGCCTGTTTGCCAATGTCGCCATTGCCGCGCGCAAAGCATTGCAAGATCCAAACATCAACAAAGTCCTGATCATCGACTTCGACGTACACCACGGCAATGGGACGCAGGAGATTTTCTACGATGATCCGGATGTGATGTACATGAGTACGCACCAGGCACCACTGTATCCCGGCACGGGCGCCTTGCAAGAAACCGGGACTGGCGCCGGCGAGGGCACAACCGTCAACATTCCACTGCCGGCATACACAGGGGATGCTGACTTCCTGCACGCATTTCGCACGATGCTTACACCCAAAGCCCTTGCGTTTAACCCTGACCTGATTTTCATTTCAGCCGGCTATGATGCCCACTGGATGGATCTTGTCGGCGGGCTCAACCTTACCGTAATCGGGTTTGCTGAAATTGTACGGGAAATCCTGCAATGGGCTGACACCTGTTGTGACAGTAAAGTTGTGGCGCTACTCGAAGGAGGTTACAACGCAGACGCACTCGCCCACTGCGTGTTGACAACGTTACAGCTCCTCCAGGATCCTAATGCCAATCCAAGTGACCCTTTTGGATCTGCCAACCGCCCCAATGCTGACCTGTCCGGGTATATGGAAAAGCTGATTGCATTCCATTCCTGAGTTTATCTCCTCCCCCCTATTCCCGTTTTTCTTACCAAATTCCTTCGCCAGCCTGTGTTTTGTTTTACCGGGTTTGAGTATCCTTCTATGCATTAAAAGACACGCTTTTACAGACACGCATAGCTTTAACATAGAGGATCTTATGAAAACCATCATTGAGCCCTTCCGCATCAAGTCGGTCGAG from Bacteroidota bacterium includes the following:
- a CDS encoding HD domain-containing protein yields the protein MMKPRFKIFADPVHGFVSVPRQLLLPLIHTPEVQRLRRIRQLGVGNLVYPGAEHTRFGHALGAMALMQDALNVLSEKGTPISQEEHTAALAAALLHDVGHGPFSHTLEHVLIEDFHHESMSRVLIELLNNRFPGQLDLVLQMFDNTYERPFFHQLISSQLDMDRLDYLRRDSFHTGVAEGEVGVPRIIKTLRVHPLEGGPGAGIAVEPKGIYAVENFLFARRLMYWQVYLHKTVVAGDRLLYGIIRRARDLIRQGVSQVEALCSPPLFFFLSNEVKGSEIEHPTVMQAYCDLDDTDIIYSLKQWMQCKDPMLEDLCRRFIYRSFLRVTYLDTAPTAADIATWEARVARWLQQRFSLSETEAEAAVPYYMSHGEVKHVSYRADRDPIDVIGPNNEVHELSLVTDNAAVSALTQLVQKPFVCYPKATNLSFEGLMVQHTPEA
- a CDS encoding polysaccharide deacetylase family protein is translated as MKETSADVPCCVEGPADFVPKAQYALQMLLIPLGINPVWCARASIAEGGIYYGNEPAGLAPAVLQLPLAPATPQYFETKTRYDTSGVHWQEAADERFPVLFGGPEPDTFDYVASAFFWLSGWQEYTIQNRDRHGRFSWADSMQAVLDTVYTPVVDCYRAVLRRQLLQHGIPVRERTWAGKTWAFCPTHDIDYIWKWRPGMVYREVVEYGLLNRRHVGVGARVKRLGAFIADALKPGDIFRQSLDRMIDEVHKRGGKATYFFKTGAHGPHDVYYAPSNGYLRRTLKRLAQLGFEVGLHPSYYAHTHPDYMQEEKAALADITSQPLVSVRQHYLRYTYPHTMRLQEAAGFTVDSTLGFSDHEGFRHGTCHPFLRYDILKNKSTTVWEVPLCFMDGTLFNYRNMGFEEALAAAQTLILTCKKHGGVCVGLWHNMLWDEMDFPGWGAHFEQTLDFVVKEQGEITTLQDVCQE
- a CDS encoding SPOR domain-containing protein, whose product is MKKFWGLTLIALFLVGCHTSKRPVLYGLMEEESPVNLATLQRQYPDDAGVYLFYKHDIANDLKPDFKNNAPRWYFFESYHWREMRLEDTPGDEQELFQIPLASYEKIRDLTYKVIQPDGITFGYKKSALKRDRMGGDSSLFRIVVEGIPAGSIVEAAYEIERGDLYKRLPLSHDVAFQLDKPALDMAFAYTYPRDWDVQVKQIGEQRDLFLSESADDKAETKTLHYRASKVPAFASQPFGPYLKEVAPYFHVQVLDMEVGNVLAYEAPDAWETIARSYAVHARTPGRKVKAGIDKAFRDLALDEHASDQMKIDAILTHVRADITPHPRRGLEDVVKNGKGNPYAIATYAQALMDRAGIVSNYLVAHSAQGGNFDAEFVSGEQLYHPVLEAEVAGQQVYLFPALDHVPAAYVPSVFEEQPALRYVEGDFEGFTTISQANAASYADNNAYDVFINADGDARVEATLEMGHHAAYQFFHGLAREDEGHMVKTLLPHSDTQVDELTYNIAPGSWDNPTRVEVTYALDDCVAQEDETVVFESCGLFDAMHNGTVLTRAPRRLGSASGETMVLKNTVAISYPAAWTLLTDVQEAAETVIGGRFTRKVKTQPGFLQVDQALALERNAVQPLQVASNDVIRLPARAALPMLEMTTMPIFTDAGEGVEVEPGGPWTLVIQTFASVEEAEQEASKYREELAEKGFDINVLMDGSEANAYRLVLGTFATRTGIESARETLGEALPFDAWMLSLKPQMTAVTGKPGPVMQ
- a CDS encoding histone deacetylase, with protein sequence MKTAITFSTDHEGHSQAGHVERPERLHTIVDLLNRDGILEKLVHIDAPLAEAADVTLVHPYGYFDRVEAAVEAGGTQLDPDTYATPHSLRVALQALGGLLAITDAVVTGEVTNGFAAVRPPGHHARPDEAMGFCLFANVAIAARKALQDPNINKVLIIDFDVHHGNGTQEIFYDDPDVMYMSTHQAPLYPGTGALQETGTGAGEGTTVNIPLPAYTGDADFLHAFRTMLTPKALAFNPDLIFISAGYDAHWMDLVGGLNLTVIGFAEIVREILQWADTCCDSKVVALLEGGYNADALAHCVLTTLQLLQDPNANPSDPFGSANRPNADLSGYMEKLIAFHS